Proteins co-encoded in one Anabas testudineus chromosome 8, fAnaTes1.2, whole genome shotgun sequence genomic window:
- the ube2z gene encoding ubiquitin-conjugating enzyme E2 Z, with translation MADSFGEESSGGALGIGVTGQGSGASLLPTLANSLPAGYSAASGAHSSPNPASPPLAAAAQSGLTAVVAPMSAVTATPAGLGNTFTPGSSPPVVAVSPTVHTSSPLPGIGLGVGGMAGVAGAGLLSQIHATSWDPTLSTDWDNEKASQQCILRIKRDIMSIYKEPPPGMFVVPDPQDMTKIHALITGPFDTPYEGGFFLFLFRCPPDYPIHPPRVKLITTGHNTVRFNPNFYRNGKVCLSILGTWTGPAWSPAQSISSVLISIQSLMTENPYHNEPGFEQERHPGDSKNYNECIRHETMRVAVCDMLEGKVPCPEALWSVMEKSFLEYYDFYEGVCKERLHLQGQNMQDPFGEKRGRFDYQGLLARLSATHRRIREKNLAQDEHNDDDSDSDTSSSGTDPDSQGSSQP, from the exons ATGGCGGACAGCTTTGGAGAGGAGTCCAGCGGCGGTGCCCTTGGCATTGGCGTTACCGGCCAGGGCAGCGGAGCGTCGCTGCTGCCGACTTTGGCCAACTCTCTGCCGGCTGGGTACTCGGCAGCCAGCGGTGCTCACTCCAGCCCCAACCCggcctctcctcctcttgcaGCGGCCGCTCAGAGTGGCCTAACCGCTGTGGTTGCCCCTATGTCTGCTGTCACTGCTACCCCAGCCGGACTTGGGAACACATTTACCCCAGGCTCCTCGCCACCAGTCGTGGCCGTGTCTCCGACCGTGCACACCTCTTCGCCTCTCCCAGGGATAGGGCTAGGGGTCGGCGGAATGGCTGGGGTGGCAGGAGCAGGCCTTCTGTCCCAAATCCACGCTACGTCCTGGGACCCGACACTCAGTACAGACTGGGACAACGAAAAGGCTTCGCAACAGTGCATCCTGAGAATAAAGAG agatATCATGTCCATCTACAAAGAACCTCCACCAGGGATGTTTGTTGTCCCTGATCCTCAGGACATGACCAAG ATCCATGCCCTGATAACAGGGCCATTTGACACACCATACGAGGGCggtttcttcctgttcctgttccgCTGTCCCCCAGACTACCCCATCCACCCACCTAGAGTCAAGCTCATCACCACTGGCCACAACACTGTTCGCTTTAACCCCAACTTCTACCGCAACGGCAAGGTCTGCCTCAGTATCCTGGG gacaTGGACAGGCCCAGCATGGAGTCCAGCCCAGAGTATCTCATCTGTCCTCATCTCCATCCAGTCTCTGATGACAGAGAACCCCTATCACAATGAACCTGGCTTTGAACAG GAACGCCACCCAGGAGACAGTAAGAACTATAACGAGTGCATCCGCCACGAAACCATGAGGGTGGCAGTGTGCGACATGCTAGAAGGCAAAGTCCCGTGTCCTGAAGCTCTGTG gagCGTGATGGAAAAGTCCTTCCTGGAGTATTATGATTTCTATGAAGGAGTCTGCAAAGAGAGGCTGCACCTACAGGGACAGAACATGCAG GACCCATTTGGCGAAAAACGTGGCCGCTTCGACTACCAGGGCCTGCTGGCTCGCCTCAGCGCCACACATAGGAGAATACGGGAGAAAAACCTGGCACAGGATGAACACAACGACGATGATTCTGATTCAGACACCAGCTCCTCAGGGACGGATCCCGATAGCCAAGGCAGCTCTCAGCCCTGA